TGAAATCGCTTAAATTTTGACACTTTGCTATTAGTAGCTACTACCTCGCTGATAGTTGCTTCTATCTTTGAAAAAAAATCGCGATGCGAATCATCAATAGCACGGATTTATTCTAATAAAAATTTCCATGCCGGAATTAATTTTATTGTTCCTTCCTCAAATTTGACTTCTTTTTCTTCTTTTTTTGTGATTAAAATTCCTTGTGTTTGATTAAATTTTCTCATGAATTCTTTCATTGGTTTAAAATCTTCAGAATTTATATTCTCTTGATATTTGACTTCTATTGGCACTTTCTCGTGAATTATATCTATTTCAGTCCCATTTTTCCAGAACGAATTCGCTCTGAGTTTATTCACGATTATTGTTTCAACCATTCTTCCAAAAAAGGACTCATCTATTTTTGATTTGTATAGATAAGACAGGGCAGTATCAGTCGGATACGCTCTTTTTTTCTTCCTTAATGTTGTTATACTGCCTTTTCTATAATTTCCTAAAATTGTTATTAAAAAGCTCTCTTTAAGATATGAAACATAATCCTTTATTACCCTTCTGTCTTTTTCAAATTGTTTACTTAATGACTGGTAATCAACATACATTCCTGGATTTGTGGAAATCAATTCCAAGAGAATCTTTAAGAATTCAGGGTCTTCTATCCCAAACATTTGAGGGATATCTTTATACACTATTTTATCAACAATTAACGCCCGAATATATTCCTTAAAATCTTTGTCTGTTTCAAAGGAAAATGTTTCTGGAAATCCACCTTTTTCAACAAATTTCAAGAAAAGTGGGTTTACCGCTGTTTCATACTTGAAATTTTCTTCTTTTAGGTTGTTGAATCTAAGATATTCTCTAAAGGTAAATGGTGTGAGAGTGAATTCGAAAATTCTGCCCGCCAGGGTTTCTTTTGTTTTTTTTCTTATGAAAAGAGATTCTGAGCCGCTTATGAAAAATTTTAATTTAGGATATAAATCATAATATTTCTTTAATTCATTCTCCCAATTTTTGTACTTTTGGATTTCATCAAGAAAAATATATATTCTGTTCTCTCTGAAATCTTTTGAGTTCATTTCTTTGTATGTATTCAAAACGTCACTTAAAGGGATAGACATTTCATCGAAAGAAAAAAAAAGAATATTTGTCTGCTCAACTTTTTCTTGCAGTAATGTGTGTATTAATTGATACATAAGTGTCGTTTTTCCAATCCTTCTAAGGCCAGTTAGCGCGACAATAAATCTTTTGCCTACATGATTTTTAATCTCAGTAAAAACCTTTCTCTTGAAAGGCAAAGCGAGTTCTCCATCTACTTTTCCACTTATCCACCATGGGTTAAATTCTTCTAATTTCGCTCTTTCCATTTTAAAACAAGTACATTATAATGGACATGTTTATAAACTTTGTGATCATTAGGATGTACATATCTTTACGATTGAGGTTTATTGGATTGACCATCAGAACAGGAAGTGTTTAGTGAGATTGAGTGAACTTTTCCAACATCCATTTCCACACCGGTTTTACTTGTATCTTTTTACCCTCTATCAAAAAAGAATCAGCTTGATTATACGTTAAAATATATCCTTCTTTTATGTCAAATTTGTGTAACGCTGCAACCAGACCATTCAATTCCCTCTCTTTATTTTCCTCATGTAACTCAAAGCAGACTTGAATTGCTCGGATTATTTTATCTTTCTCTTTAATCAAAAAATCACACTCATTTTTTTCTTGAAAATAAAAAATTTCTTTGTGGCTTCTTCTGAGCTGTAAAAAAACAACATTTTCAAGCATTTTTCCTTTGTCTTTTGAAAATGAGACTGAGTTGTTATACGAAAAACCATTATCTATGGAATAAACTTTTTTTGGGTTTACCTGCTGTTGTTTGTACGAGTAACTAAAACGAGGGATAGTAAAGAGTAAATAAGCGTTTTCAAAATAAGATATATAATCAATAACACTCTGAACTGACTTTATTTCAAACATTTTCTTTAACGAATTATAAGAAAACTCTTTTCCGACATTACTTATTAAATAAATCACTATCTTGTTTAGAATGCCCGTATTTCTTATCCCAAATCGTATAGCGATATCCCTCATGACAACGTCTGACAGTAATTCATGAAGAATTGTAGGATCTTCTTTTTTAAGATATTCAGGAAAGCCCCCAGCATAAAGATATTTCTCAAAAGCAACAAGCGATGGTTTTTGTTTTTTTAAGATAAGAAATTCTCTAAATGAAAATGGAAACATTTCTATTTGAAGATGCCTTCCAGTTAATTTTGTACCAAGCTCTTGACTTAATAGAGAAGCATTAGACCCCGTTATTACCACTTTTTCTTTTTTGTCAATAAGATATCTTATAAATTTCTCCCATTTCTCCACATTCTGGATTTCATCAAAAAAATAAACTCCACCAGCTCCATAAAGTTCTTTCATTATTATTTCTACTTTAGTAAAATCTGAAAGTTCAAATCCTTCTAAACGAGGATCTTCAAGATTCAAATAATATCCTTTTTTCTGTTTTTGTACTATTTGATTGAGAAATGTGCTTTTCCCGCATCTTCTTATTCCCGTGATTATTAAAGCAAAAGAGTCTTTTACATCAATCTCGTCTCCTTTTTCTCTAAAAATACCTGCTTCTAATCTCTCTAAAAATGCCATTTGCGACACTATAATTTCCTTTATTGTTTCTTTTATGATCATAAACTTTGATTAGCACTGTATCTATTTAAATCTTTCTATTATTAATAGAAGATAGTTTCTTTTAGTAATAAAAACTATTTCTTTACTCCAAAATCATAAAGCGTATTGTACTGCTCTCGCAAAAGCAAGAGAAGGTTCAAAGAAAGCGCTTGTCTCTCATTTCATAAAAAGTCTTGAGAAAACGTGGAACGCAGTTGAACAGTATAAAAAAGAGGACATTATTCATGGTGGCTCTCCCGCGGTTGGACAATGGGAGATTAAGAAGAAAGGTATTCGGATTTATTAAATGACAATAAGCTCCACTTATGAGAGGCGTGTCTTTTCAGGAAGAGTACTACAACCCCCCCCTTAAAAATAAGAAAGATATATATACATTATTAGAGAGAGAGAGAGAGAGAGAGAGAGTATATAAAGGGGTGGAGTAAAAATCCATGGTATTTGTACTTTCAGAGAAAAGAGTAATAAAAACATGGAGCAATCAAATACATTCATGCTATCCATTCAATAAGGTAGTTTCTTGGGTTCTGTTGCTGTTTTGTTTATACTTTGCTCTCTTTCTTTTCGTTCTTCCCACAGCGCACGCGGATAGTATTAACACAGCAGCAGTGGATGGCATTGTCGTGTATCAGGAAGCCGTGGTGCAAACCCCGTTGTATAGAATATGGAATGATTCCAACAAAAACTTTTCAGAGGAAAGAACAAATACAAACGCTGTCGGCGGACTCATTAATTTTGTTGTTCTTAAAGCAAACCACGAAAGAGATGAAATGATTCTTGGGACAGAGGATCAGCAGGCGGATGTCAATATTCAAATTATCAATCAAACAAAGAATTTTACCAATCTTTTAGAGGTTTCAACAAGTGTCGACATAACAAGCACGAGAGGGTTTGATATAGCATATGAAGATATTTCCGGGGACGCGCTCATTGTCTATGAGAATAGCGGGACAGTTGACGCTGTTTTTGGCTACAGAATCTGGAATGGAACAGGATATTCTTCTGAAGTGAATATAACAACGCCTATGTTAGCAGGGACTGGATCGCCTCTTCGCTGGGTTTCTCTTTATCCAAAAAGAAGCAGTGACGATATTATGGTTCTTCTTCATAATAACGCAGGCGACCTCTATGCTGTTCTCTGGAACGGAAGTGACTTTGAATTAAATTCAGGGGTGAATCTTTCAATAACAACGACAACCGCGGTCAGCGAACATTTTGCTTTTGCGTGGGAAACCGCCAGCGGAGATGGACTTGCGCTCTATGGCACTGGAACAGCTGTTGTACGAAGAAATTATACCTCCGCGACAAAAACATGGGGCGCTGAAGAATCTGAAAGTGTTGGAAATGGCATTGATCATTTAACAGTGTGCAGCCATCCAACAAATGATTATGTTGGAATTATTTTTGTTGATGGAGGCGCTGACCTTAATGTCAGAATCTGGAATGGAAGCAGAATTTTAAGCAACTCTCCTACAGAAGATGGAACAGTAGAAACAGGCGGAGCAAATAACATTAATATAGATTGCGTGTGGAACGGAACAAATGGAAATGTCGCGATTTTTGGGTTTACTGATTCTAATAGCCTTAACCTATCCTACGCTCTTTTTGCGGTCCAAAATGAAAGCTGGAGCGCCACAACGCTCCTCTCCTCCATTCAAACACAAGATTTCGCAAGCGATGATATTCAGGGTTTAACGTTTACAAAACATCCAACAACACACGAAATCATGGTTGTCGCTGAGGACTTATTGGAAGATATTACCGCCATTGTCTGGAATGGAACAGGTTTCCAGAATATTTCCGCGTCCCCTCTCGAAACCAATACAGAAGTTCTCAACGGAGGTCAAAACGGCGTACAATTCGCGTGGTATCAATTTGATCCAGCGCCAAATGTCACTGCCTTAGTAGCTAATCCAGGAACTGTCCCTGCTGCGGGAATAGTGAACATAACAGTAAACGTGACAGATACTATCGGAGTGGATGTTGTGCTCGTGAATATAACGCACGCGAATGGAACAGTGGAGCAGTTTAGAATGACGAATGGAACAGGCGCGACACCACAGTTTTTTAATCTCACTTTTCTAAATACTAATGATCAGGGTAATTTTACTGTTGTTATTATCGCGAACGACACAAGCACCCATAAAAATATTAATGATACAGTGCAGACAACGTTCACTGTTGATAGCACAGCGCCAGCGGTCGCTACCCTTCGCCCAGTTTTCGGTTCAAGCCAGCTCAATGGCAGTGTTATAAATATTAGCGCGACAGTGACTGACGCGTTCCAGAGTGTTGATAGCGTTCGCGCGAACATTAGCTACATCAATTGCATTCTTCTTCTTTGCACGACAAAGCAAGAGACATTTCTCCTGCAAAAAGTTGGAAATATCTATAATTATAGTTTCGCAAATACCACTGATATCTCCGAATACAATATCACCTTTATAGCGAATGATACAGTGGGGAATTTGAACATCACAGAAAAAACAAACGTGTCGCTGATCAACCAGGACAATTTCAATCCCTCTCTCACAAGTTTGCGTCCAGCCGCGAATAGTTTCACCGCAAGAAACAGTGTGGTGAATATCAGCGCGACAGTGACTGATAATATTGGCATTAGTATAACAGTAGCGAACGTCACCTATCCGAATAACGCCACAACAGAGCAGCTGCTTCTCATCGGCGTTGGCAGCATTTTCAACTACAGTTTTGGAAACACAAGCAACGAAGGATATTACAACATCACCTTTATCGCGACAGATCTGCTTGGGAACATAAACGCGACAGAAAAAACAAACGTGACTGTGGACAGCACTGGTCCTGCTGTCGCGAATGTTCAACCCGTATTGGAATCCACAGAAATCAATGGGACTATCATCAACATCAGCGCGAGAGTCACCGATGAATGGCTGAATGTTGATATTGTGCTCGCGAATATCACATATCCAGACAATACAACAAAGGAACAGATCCGTTTGCAAAAAACAGGGAACATCTACAATTATAGTTTCGGCAACACTACACAAAATGGAATTTACAACATCACGTTTATCGCGAACGACACTGCGGGAAATCTTAATTTTACACAAAAAACAAATGTGACTATGGTTGTACAAGACGTGATCAACCCGGTTGTTACAACGCTGCGTCCAGTTGCGAATAGTTTCACCGCAAGAAACAGTGTGGTGAATATGAGTGCAAATGTGACAGACAATGGAGGGATAAATACTGTATTCGCGAACGTCACCTATCCGAATAACGCCACAACAGAGCAGCTGCTTCTCATCAGCTTTGGCAGCATTTTTAATTACAGTTTTGGAAACACGAGCGCTGAAGGATATTACAACATCACCTTTACCGCGACAGATCTGCTCGGCAACATCAACGCGACAGAAAAAACGAATGTGACCGTCGACAGAATCTAATCTCAGCGGCAATGCTGTGCTGAACATCAGCGCGGCAGTCACGGATGAATGGCTGAATGTTGATGTGGTGCTTGCGAATATCACGTATCCAGACAATACAACAAAAGAACAACTGCGGCTTCAGAAAGTTGGAGGAATTTATAATTTTAGTTTCGGCAACACAACGCAAAACGGAATTTACAACATCACGTTTATCGCGAACGACACTGCGGGAAATCTTAATTTTACACAAAAAACAAATATCACTGTTGATGGATTGAGTCCAACAGTTATCAATGTGCGTCCCACTCCAAACAATTTTACTTTTGTCGGAAGTAGAATAAATATCAGCGCCGCAGTCACAGATAATTTGGGAATAAGTACTGTCTTCGCGAACGTGACGTATCCAAATAACACCACAAAAGAGCAGTTGCTTCTCATCAGCGTCGGCAGCATTTTTAATTACAGTTTTGGAAACACGAGCGCTGAAGGATATTACAACATCACCTTTACCGCGACAGATCTGCTCGGCAACATCAACGCGACAGAAAAAACAAACGTG
This genomic interval from Candidatus Woesearchaeota archaeon contains the following:
- a CDS encoding ATP-binding protein codes for the protein MERAKLEEFNPWWISGKVDGELALPFKRKVFTEIKNHVGKRFIVALTGLRRIGKTTLMYQLIHTLLQEKVEQTNILFFSFDEMSIPLSDVLNTYKEMNSKDFRENRIYIFLDEIQKYKNWENELKKYYDLYPKLKFFISGSESLFIRKKTKETLAGRIFEFTLTPFTFREYLRFNNLKEENFKYETAVNPLFLKFVEKGGFPETFSFETDKDFKEYIRALIVDKIVYKDIPQMFGIEDPEFLKILLELISTNPGMYVDYQSLSKQFEKDRRVIKDYVSYLKESFLITILGNYRKGSITTLRKKKRAYPTDTALSYLYKSKIDESFFGRMVETIIVNKLRANSFWKNGTEIDIIHEKVPIEVKYQENINSEDFKPMKEFMRKFNQTQGILITKKEEKEVKFEEGTIKLIPAWKFLLE
- a CDS encoding ATP-binding protein, which codes for MIIKETIKEIIVSQMAFLERLEAGIFREKGDEIDVKDSFALIITGIRRCGKSTFLNQIVQKQKKGYYLNLEDPRLEGFELSDFTKVEIIMKELYGAGGVYFFDEIQNVEKWEKFIRYLIDKKEKVVITGSNASLLSQELGTKLTGRHLQIEMFPFSFREFLILKKQKPSLVAFEKYLYAGGFPEYLKKEDPTILHELLSDVVMRDIAIRFGIRNTGILNKIVIYLISNVGKEFSYNSLKKMFEIKSVQSVIDYISYFENAYLLFTIPRFSYSYKQQQVNPKKVYSIDNGFSYNNSVSFSKDKGKMLENVVFLQLRRSHKEIFYFQEKNECDFLIKEKDKIIRAIQVCFELHEENKERELNGLVAALHKFDIKEGYILTYNQADSFLIEGKKIQVKPVWKWMLEKFTQSH